The DNA region TCCTTAAAATCACTTATAATTCCTATTTCACGTGTTAATCCTGTATATGTGAGTTACTTCTTTTCCCAACGTGGGATTGAGCTATTGAGGTGATTCTAGTTCCGGGTATGGGATATTCGGACACAAGGTTTAGAAATGTTTTgtatccatcttttcttttcttttcttttgtgcaGATCTTTTCCTGCCTTTTTGCATCTTCTGAGAGTTAAGTTTGGATTCTCCTTTGGAAAAAGAAAGTTTTTCTATAGCTTACTATGGGTGTGGGAAAAGTGGGCGCAAGGTTTATGACGGTATAGGGAACCGCGTATGAAATGGCCTTTTTTTAAGTGGAGGTGGTGGTTTGGAGATGAGGTCGCGGCAAGGCTAGTTTACTGGTTATTAATGCATGGAGGACCATCTTGGTGCTAGGCTAGGCATAAATTATGGGATTTAGGGCATCTTTAGATTGTGTAGAAGAGCAGGGTTATCCTTAGATTTGGTATTTGGTAACTTCTGAATTGATTCAATTAGTCACTAGAAACTAGTAAAGAGAGATGCTATTCATTATCTTGCACTACacattttacataatttaaaaatatttttattattttattttattcttattaaattaattgagttgttattagaaaaattaaaataaattaaaataaatataatgtggtGTGTgggaatgataagtagaataattcactaataaaatagttataaatatcattattaattGTTTATGCAAATTTATTGtacttaaatttgaaaaaaaaaaaaaatcaaagcacCGTTATTATTAATAACAACTTTGTAAAAGGTTTGAAGATTATCGGCACATACAAAGCATAAGTAAATAGAAACCTTTACaaatcttatttcatttcaaaacaataacgtgatatcaattttattatgaaaaaattttagtTGTAAGCGTTTACTGCATTATTAcgtatatttatttaatgtgattagttagaaacttaaattttaataaaaattatattaatttaaattttaaatataaaaataataatattaataagtaaatcggtatataaatttatttatacatactaaaattctttttttattattattatttaaatagaagGTAATTCAAATTGCGAAAATAAAGTAAGAAAACAGCCTGTATCATTAAACAAGGGCGTGGTTGGGGATCATAATACATGAGGCTCTCGGTACACTCTACTCCCTAGTCCCTACTAATTAGGATAATGAATAATTATTAATGAGGTAGGTGTGATGAAGTGAAGACTGAAAAGCAGATTTGGGGTGTGGGAAACGGAGTATAAAATCTTCTTCACAAGCAACGAACTCTCGAATGCGTGTCCTGTCCCTTCAGCTTCAACTTCAGTACTAGGAGGACAGTACGATGTTTGAGGAGTTCTCAACCCGTGGTTGAATATTTGTATGACTATTTGTACAGTCTCATTCTCTGATCCTTCGGTATGTTTGTTTGTATGCATTCACTGCATGTGCCCAAGGGAAATGCTAATCGCTCAGAGGATGAGTCCCAACTCCCGAGGTTGagtttccatatatttttttttattaaagagatattttttaataatattttgatttttttttgtaatatttaaaaatatatgaaaaaaaatttctgaattCTCgagagaaattagtgtgaagaagtgatctattaatattaataaaactccactttattttatttaaaaatattaatatgctAACAATATAAGTGCTAACATCAGTGGTGAATTggaatttttatgaaattttttataaatagatgcaatatgttaattttattataattcacTCCATTTGTGAATAGTATTTAAATATCTATTTAGATAACAAATTGTAAAGCATCTTAGTTGGCCGATTCCTATTGGCCGATTCTGAGCAAAGCGTTGAGGGCAGGCCACCTGCGATACCAAAACGGTCGAATACCTCTTCTGCCTCCAGGTTCCCTTTTTTTAACTGTTATCTATTCTATTTCATCCAACTATCTATACCTATACCTACAGCCTGGAGGCGCATGTACTCCAGAAACCGTACCCTGATGGCCTGACTACCAGAACCCCATAATCACgtttcttctacttcttcgTTTGGGCCGAGATATCTCCAAAGCAATGGCAGGAGACGCCCCCGTGCCTCAGTCTATCGGCAATTCCAATTGCAGTAGCCATAGCTCGAAGAAACCGAaagacaagaagaagaagaagaagaagaagcgtGGTGGAAGCAAGAAGAAGATGACCGCAGAGCAGACTCGGGCTTTTAAGTCCGTCAGTGAATGGGTGTTCTTGGAGCAGCCTTCTTCGTTGCCTAACTCTGCAGCGTCCTCTGTTGTCGACGACTTTGGGGTGCAGAAAACTCTTGGAAAAGGAGGGGAGAAATTGGTGTTCGAGTTCCATTCGCACTCGAAATTCAGTGATGGGTTTATGTCGCCTCTGAAACTGGTTGAGAGAGCTCATGGGAATGGGGTCAGTTTCTTTGAAATTGTTCGTGctattttaaatttggaatgaaTATGTTATGCTCTTTCTGAGTACATATGCCCTGTGTTCTAATAGTTTCTAAATGATATGCCGAAATGGTCAATGGGTTTTGCTTTTGGACCGTAGATTTTCTCTCTTATGAGTTTTAAAGTCCTGTGGATAATGAGTATgttctctgttttttctttggtGAACTGTTCTAATTTAAGGTTGCCTTTTGTCTCTGGTAAGTATGTATAAAACATGTTTTTATGTAAACCACCATGCGGTATATGGCTGCTGTCTGTGCGATGGGTAGGTTTAATAGCTATAGCACGTAAAATTGCAAATCCATTATGATTAAAATTGTTCATTCCTCGCCCATCATCAAAGGAGTAAGAATATATGCCCTTAGCATCGTTATAGACTGAAGCTTTTTCTCAACTTCTTCACGTAGTGAGAAAAAACAGAGGCCTCTGATCGTGGTTTAAGTAGCGAGTGAAATTATTATTCtcacttattatatattaggtattttatatatttttcatatgaaaatggAAAATCATAGAATCCACAAATATGTTTCTAGTTGAGACTTTaccaaaaaatctattttattacGCGATGCtgattttagaatttttcacaAGATCAAGAAGATAGTAACGAATGTATAAATGCCAAGATATGAACTATGTTATAGAGCTGTGGAGTTTTAATTCATTATGTTTATTGCAATCATGAAAAAGATAATGAGCTGTTTGTTTAGAATTAGGCAAATTCATGGATCTAAGGTCTACGAATTTAGATATGGGAATGGTCCCTAATAAGGAATGACGAAGGAGAGTCACTTAAGATGGTTGGGACATGTGCAATGGAGAGCAATTCGTGAGTCAATGCGAAAGAATTATTTCATAGATGGAGAGATGTCTAAAACAAGAGCCGTAGACAGTATGGTTTTAAACAAGACATAAGGCAAACAGAAGAGAGGTGGCCAATCTTGATTGGTTGGAAAACGGTCCATAAATTTAATCCCAGTTAAATTGGGATGAAACCTTGTTCAGGTCGTATAGGTTTACATGGTTTTGAGTTGTACCATGTTAGATACAGTTGTACCATGTTAGCATCTTGGATTCAAGATTAGATCTATGAACCAGAAAAAATATGTTGCCTAATCATGTTATTAGAGGTAATCAAAGATTGTGTTTCTTATACATGCCATTTGAGATCCAATGCGTAAACTCTACtcagatgtgaagataaaatccTGAAGTCAATAtagtaattctaaaaatattccCAGATCTGGGTTCTGATGCATCTTCATGTGATAAGTTAACCAAGTCTTTTTTTGCTGTAGGCTGCGGAAAATAAACTGAACTCACTCTAACAATGTTTAGGAAGGGCATGAAAGCAACCCAAGCTTGTGGAACATTGGTGTATCTGGCCCCGTCTTGTTTTTGCGAGATCATGCCTCAACTCAACTGATTTCCTATATTAATTGAAAAAACCTCTGTTTGAACTTGGCTTTGTGAGTGTATGAGAGACTTGACTTAACTAGAACCTGTTTGGCATGTTGCGTAAGGCCTGTCTACCTGCTTGTGGttgttaaaatgatttttgaatAGGGTCTTAGCTATCAATGGTCTTGGAACAACGACAAACACAACAATAAAGGAAGATGCGGTTCcaaatatttaatgaaattcaGAAACTTGGGGATGACTGAGATTGACATTTGAATTAATGTTATTGGACTTGGGTCTTGAAGTTCAAACTGCTTTCAAAACTTTATCTTATATTCTTGATGATGAAAGGCTATTTTCTAGAgtgcattgtttttttttatttttatgtgaattttttccctttctttgcttctgcattttcttcttattttccatTATGTTCTTCAAGTTTTCAATAACCTATGATGTTtgcaatttaattaataaatgtgATCATAACAggtaaacgttcttgctctgaCGGATCATGACACAATGTCAGGCATCCCTGAGGCTCTAGAAGCTGCTAGAAGATTTGGCATTAAAATAATTCCAGGTGTTGAAATCAGTACAATATTCTCTTCAAGGTAATTTTCTGATAGTTTGGTTTTAGTAGGCTTATACATtcaggtgtgtgtgtgtgtgtgtgcgcgcacgCGCACACGCTTGCATGCGTGATTCATGTATGACGGATGTATATCTTCTTGTGGTTCTTAGAATTTGTtgctttacttataaaaaaggaaGTTTGTCGCTTGGAGAAGccatgaaattttatttttcttttacatgaGAGTGCTGTTGTGCAAAACCATGTTTGTGATTGGAAGTCACTAGAATTGTAAGAAGAATATTAGCTGTGAGGATTGATTCTCTTCCATTCCTTTTGATCATCAGTGTTGAGTCTGAATTAGTCGAACCAGTGCATATTCTTGCATATTATAGCAGCTGTGGACCAGCAAGGTCTGAGGAACTGGAGAAGTTCTTGGCTAACATAAGAGACGGCCGTTTCCTCCGTGCAAAGAACATGGTTTTAAAACTGAACAAGCTTAAGCTACCTATTAAGTGGGAGCATGTTTCCAGGATAGCAGGCAAGGGAGTTGCTCCCGGGAGAATGCATGTGGCCCGCGCTATGGTTGAAGCAGGTTATGTGGAAAATCTGAAACAAGCTTTTGCTCGATATCTTTTTGATGGAGGACCCGCTTACTCTACGTAATATTCTGAACTAATCATTAAATATTTCCCTGTTTTTCTTGATGCAAATTCTTATGTAAAATTTATGTGGCTGCTGGCATATGGTTTCAGGGGAAGTGAGCCTCTTGCAGAGGAAGCAATACAATTGATATGTAAAACAGGAGGTATGGCTGTGCtagcacatccatgggcattgaaAAATCCTGTTGCCGTTGTCAGGAGGCTGAAAGATGCTGGCCTTCATGGGATGGAGGTTTACAGAAGTGATGGAAAACTAGCAGGTATATTGCATACCTTAAAagtctttttttattaaatgtttgttgagtttaaatatttgttttttggtgACTGTCCAATCGATTgccagagaaaggaaaaaattatCTCTATCTTCAGACCTGTAATCAATGTCAAAGATCTTGCATATCTTGGGAAATGCATTAACTTCCTCAGTTCCCGCAAAAAAATTTCAGGAATAAATTGTTAGGAACCTGATGCAGCACACCATGTGGAGAAATGAGATTAAACACACAGCTTCAATAAGCGGTGCTATATGCACCGTTTGGCATCCTGAGAGAATTTCAGcttattattgtattttgtcTCTTTGTAATAGTTAGTTAGCAGATGTATACGTGTCAGCCTTTTATTTGCATGGTTTGTTATTCTGCATGAGGATATGAGAAGGGATTGTGGGTAGGGAGATTCATTCTGGAACCTTGTGAAGAAATGATCTGTGTATGGAGGTTGGAAACCCTCGAACTTTTCCTTATCAATACACGAGTCTATGACACTTTTTATCAAACACCTACCCTGCGTTTATTAATTCTTCCGCAAGAACTCTATTACATTCTGCAGCAATCCTTATACATCACAGCAGATTCCCAATCCTTATTCCATCACAGTAGATTTCGTAAGTTTACATTGAATTACAAGAAGGTCCATTACATAAATCAACAGATGAAGTTCGGTTGTACTTGAAGTTCATTCTTTAGGAAGTTTCAACTCATGGCTATTTTAATTGTTtagtaaaatatattggttgaggtattatttttatttctgcaTAATGGTGGATGTAAAAGATTAAAAGATAATGAGACCCAGTGTGAATCCAGAGTGAAACTAGCTGTCAACGACCACTATCATTATTTCTTTGGTTGATAAGTCAGTCCTAATATTACTGTGAAATGGTGGGCATGTAACTATATTGTGGAACCGAATAAGATTCCAATTGCAAATTATTTTCTGTAAGACCTCaatttttcatcattattaTGCAATACGTTTGTCAAAAGTTCTGGGATGAAAGTGCCTCCACCATTGTCCTTAATGATGTTGAGAACTGTGGGGATTATTTACTTACTGATATACATTGAAATCTCCTCCTGATGCTTTCTACAATGTAAGGCCTTGTTGaccagattattattttttatgctatACTGGAAAAAACTTGCGATGCTGATATTCTGATGGAAAATTATCTATTTACAACAAATggtgtatcataattttcttgtaTTCTCTTTTCGCTACTTACGTCTTGGTTCACTTGTTTGGTCAACAGTATACAGTGACCTAGCAGATGCTTATGGCCTTTTGAAGCTTGGAGGATCGGATTATCATGGAAGAGGTGGGCATGGCGAGTCTGAATTGGGAAGTGTAAACCTTCCGGTATTGGCTGTTTATGACTTCCTTGAGGTAGCTCGACCAATATGGTGTGCTGCCATCAGGGACATTTTAAAGAGTTATGCCGAAGAGCCTTCTGATTCAAACCTTGCTAGGATAATGAGATTTGGGAGGACCCGGATTTTTAAAGGAGGTTCCCCCTTTAGTTGCGGCAAGGACTTGATTGATCGTTGCTTGTCTTTGTGGTTGACTAATGAAGAGAGGCAAAACGTAGAGTTTGATGCCATCAGGTTGAAGCTTTCTCATATATCTATCAATCAGGCAGGACTTCAGGTTCCTATTGAGAGCATGTAATTCTGAGTTGTTTATCTGTACTAATATTTCTCCTAGGACATaatgtttgtccatcaaattcaTTTTCACCTCTCCATGGTGGGTAGTTCTGCAGTCATCTGCAAAGATTTTGTTAGACATTATAGGATCTAACGAGATGCAGAAACACGCGATTGTTTGTTGGTTTGTTCAGAATTAGTATTctagattaataaaatttttatccaaTATTTATAGAGGTCAGCTTTGCTTACTTTTTCCATTGCCCTGGACCATTTTCTTTCAAACTGGTTTTCATTTCATACAACGGGTCCGGAGCTGGAACTGAATTCATCTTATCGATTCTCCCATCCGCCACCCCCCGCCCCCTAAATGATGAGCCAGTGCCCtagcaataataataataataataatggaaaaCCCAGGTTTTGATTTTTCCCTTTCACAATTCAACCGTGTTTTTAGGTTGAGCTTTTCATGTCTTAACTGCCACCATTTTTACAGCATATGTTCAATTCGAATTGGAAATGGGAAGATCCccttttagtaatattagtGCCTGCCAACAAGTCCAAGCCAGAAGCAAATGCTATTGACAGTTCAGGAACAATCCCACCATCTTCACCTGCTCTGGCTACTGTCCAATTGCCTCAAAGCCTCAAAGCACTCGGATGGTTTTCGTATCAGTTATGATTCATGACGGCATCTAACAAGTGAGAAGATAGAGAccgtttggattgaaaaatattttcatctcatttcatcattacaatttttttaaatttttatataaaatataataaataattcgactttgtcaaatctcaaaacaataataatataaaaaaataatattttattatatttttaattttcatctaaaatcatctcatatcATTCAACTATCCAAACAACCTCTAGAGATAAGTTGTGCTGTTCCATTTTGCAGCAGATTTTATCGTCGTTTCAGTGGATGCGCATCAGATTCTCATGaaggttttttttaataaaatgaattaacccaagaaaataaaatcaaagaaGGCATTATTTGAAAGAACAAGAAATTGAACCTTCCATTAGTTGAACATATTAGTCGTGATTTTTGTGATTGCAACAGGAATAACTTTCAtaagaaatgattaaaaaatttctCTGCCTCACCAATTTCTCGTGTAAAACACCAACCACAAGATTGGATCAACACAAGCAGAACGGCCAAACTATTAGTACATTTGCCGAGTTACATTTTTTTCTTGACCACTCTTTGACCATGATAGACGAACGAATCTATGATTCCGGCTACTGTGAAAATACCTAAACAAAGAGATCAGAGATCCTAAGTAATTGTACCAAAGTAATAAATGTCAGAACAATAAGTGACACAAAAAAAGTGTTACAACCAATACCCAAGCAAAGCATCCTGGCGAATACAAATCACAATCGGAGAGAACCCTTCTTATGATCTCAATATGCAGGTAGCATGTGTTGACTGTGTATGCATGTGTATCATGTGCAAGCATGGTAAACTTCGCGTGTGCCTCAAAAGGTGGCTTTCTTTTTTGTGGGCAGTGACTCTTGGGAAGATTCTCACCGTAGCTGATCTAAACAAGTATGGAAGGATAAGGGTCTCTATGTATTCTATATTCAATGTTGGCACAGTGAATCCGTCGTTTCAGTGCTGCATCATTCTTCCATGGCCATAGCACTTTGGTCTCTTTGGTTTTTCATCATTTAAGATTTGGAGGGTGATTCTTCAGTATTAAATTTGTTGGCTTGTAACTTGTTCGTCCCCTTTGTTATTGGTAAGTAAATTTGTAGGCTTGTTGGAAAGGGAATTTGAGGACTTTCTCTGCATCATGCATACAGTGGGAGCTGTAAAATAGGGCCCCATTGGCTCCTTCCTTCGGATTTGTGGAGCGttgcaatttaaaaaattaatttcaagtGTCCCCCATGTACACTAGCCACTTACATTGGCATtaccctttctttctttcataagAATAATCACTCCACACGTATTCACACATCATTGAAAGAAGTGGGTACGATTTCAGCTACACTGGGGATATACTAAATCTAGCAAAACCGACAGCCAAAAATCTAGATctcagaaaaaggaaataaaaaaaaaaaaaaaaacacagagagGAAATAAAAACCACTGCCGCTGGAAAAGCAATCTTTTTCTCAAAGACTGATACCAGAAACCTAAATTTTAGCTTAATGCGAACTCAGAACTGTCAAATGTATAAATAACTCAACCGTATAACCCACGCTATGCATGcatggtgtgtgtgtgtgtgagagagagagaatgagatagagagagagagagagctctacCACCAATTATTGCACAAATATGGGTCATAAAGTGTAAGAACGGAATATGCTCCTCTTTGAAGGTCACCTGAAACATGCAAACATATAAATGATAAGAGATCTGGACTGTAATGCAGCTGTTTTTTCAGTTTATCTAGATGACATAATAGTATGCCTCGCCTTTTATCCACCACAGAAACACAGAGCTACTGATTGCTTGTCAAGTTTTCTCACAGTAAATGAGCCCCATGAGAGATGCCATGGGATGCACTAAGACAACTTAAAATTGTGTCTGTGTATACATGCACATAAAGAGGTATATATGTTTCTAATGTAGCTCACCTTCACCGAATCCACAGATTTTCCCCCTTTTTGGTTAGTTTAAAGTAAAAGTTTTATTAATATCAATCGGCATAGCCAAAATACACTGGATGTATACAAGAGCCCTTTTTTGGTTGTTATCCATGCTTGGTTATCTCATAAGTGTGGCAGCTATGATGACATATTTAGAAAGGAAAACTCTAAATGCAAGTGAGCTCGTGGACCCCTTGCGCACCCCAGTCTATCTGGCATGCCACACACAAAAGGAAACGGTGCCTTTTGATCTTACAACATGAAGAGTTGGGGGACGGGCGGGACACAAAAATAGGAGGGACAATTTCGTGACCAGTCCGGGAGATTAAAAAGGATGAGAATCTCCCTTATAGTTGCTCGGCACCCATTGATCAGTCTGGGAACTCTAAATCCCAGAAATCAAAATCCATTTAAATTGAAGTTGAAAATTAGGATTTTGTTGTTTAGGGGGCCAGACGCTTTGAGCTAGTTAGCTAGTTAAACCCTAACTGCGACACAATGTGACTCTAACTTGTGCTTTGGGATGAGCCAGAGAGAATATTTGGAGAGAAGTTGTTGTAAGATAGGGAATAAAGCAGTGAAATTGAGAAACTTGAAATCCTATCAGTACATCGGAGCGGTAAATTTGAAGCAAAATCCAGGAAAGTGTGCTCAAAATGCAAACCCACGAGATTTTCTCACGAGAGAGATGTAGCTCGCAGAGGAGATTAGCTAATATGTCAGGGTAAAGATTGAATACTCATGATGTGAAAATCTgggtataatttcttttttttttttttgaatacttACTGTACGAAAATGTGATTTGGAGAAGATGAACAGGTTCACCAAAATCTGgtacaatttctttctttccatcccgtctttttcttctttttctttttttatttatatttaatataatataaatgttGATGTCAGAGGGTGCACAAATTTGTCTGTACATAGAAGCATTGATTTAGAAATCTTCttttgaaagaaacaaaaataaattccaagttgaaaaaggaaaaatcaaaaCGAAGTAGAGAATCATTCATCAATGAGACCTCAAGCACCTCATAACTATGAAAGATTCCTAATCACATCTTTAAATAGCCTGTCAGCTATGGACAAAGATACTACCTTAACTGGGGAAATGtcataaaagaagaaaactcCAGCAAGAGAGCGAAAGCGACCCGGATCTGCACTCCTAAAATGCTCTGTCACAGAATACTGCACAACACGATAGATAGTGCATCTCAGGGCATGGtttaatcaataaaataaaagtttaagatTTTGTCACCTTGAATCTGTTCAATCATACCTGATTTGACTGGATGGTACGTCCCCTAATGTCAGTGAATATAGCAGGGACCACCTGCCAAATTTATAGTAATGCCTAAAGATCCTTGCGTATGAATGTAAGCTAATTGTGAGAACACCATACTGCAAACACAGGCATGTGCATACAtgcatacaaattttttaacaggagggagggagggacgggtttttgtttttttcttttgggggggggggggggggggggggggggggggggggggtgtttggAAGATCATTTTGTATTGTTTTCATGAGTAAGATGAGTTTATTAATAAGCTAGACATTATACAAATACAAAAGGAAGTAAACCTCAGGTAGACCTGATTAGAGAAAGTAAATAGATCAAGAAAATCCTGGAACTAAAGCTAGAGAAACATAGATGGCCAGCCATCCAATGATAGAGTAAATTGAGAAAGAAAGGCTTCAGGTCCTCTGCAGTCTTTGTGCTATCTTCAAAACTTCGGTTATTTATTTCTCTCCACATGCACTACATCAAACAAATCGGGATCAATTTTCACATCATCACGTCTATCAAACTGCCATTTCCAGCACGCTAATAATATTTACCACTCATCTCAGCATTATCACCTAAATAGcgtgaaaagattaaaaaaacttCCCACACAAAGTGCTAGTTATGACACAAAGGAATATTTCCCGATTTCTCTTGCACATATAGCACTATTACATTACAATAACATTTCTCTTCCTAAAGTTATCTAAGGTAAGAATCATTTGTAGTGCAGTTGTCCAAACACCTCCGATACACCAAGGTAGGTCCCAGACGCTGCCAATACCGGCCAACTCATCCCATAGTAAACTTCTGGACCGATCAAGATTAGGCCCGTAAACTCCGACGAAAGCCCACTGATACCCATCCATGACATTCTTAAACGAACATGCCGCTACGTAATCTCCcaaaaaatttttcattttctccacCACTCTCCTGTCCCACATTACTAAAATTCCCCCGGAAGCTCCAATGGACGGTAAATAATGCCATCCCACTTGACTACAACCCCACAAACTTCTAATGATACGAAGGGAAATAACCGCCAATTTTGTTTCTTGCAAACATACAACATCGACCTTCCTTATACAAAGCTGATTTCTAACTATAAGGTGTTTATCTTTTTCATTCAGCCCCCTTACGTTCCAAGAAATAATCTTTGGTTTCATAAATCCACATCCTTTGCCCTTCCCCTCACTCTTCCCCAGTTGGAACTCTTTCCACTTGCTCCATCATTTACTGTCCGGTCAAGTCTTTGGAGTTCTTTTGCTTGCTTCTTAGCAAAAGCGAGCTCCCCAGGTGATCCCAAGCTGTTCTTTCCAGCTTCTATAGCTGCGAAGAGGGCAATGAGCTGGTCCTCAAAACCCTCGCATAAAATCCCCACATTGACTTGCATCTCCTTTGCCTTGTTCAGGACCCAATTTGAAGCTTGAGGATTACTGTTCTTGAACGAATGTAGAGAAACTAGTGGGGACAGATCTTTCcaacaacaaacatcttcccaCACCAAGGGGACTGCATCTGCTGTCCCCACGCTATCTAACTCTCCTTCAATCCTATAGAAATCAAAAGGAACCAACGCCAAAGGGCTTCCCGCTGCCTCCGTGTTGGCCTCACCACCCCTCTCCTCTGTAGGGTCCTTTTCCAAACTCAAGAGAGACGTCATTTCAACCGCTGGCACGGTCTGGAGTGGTTTTGTGACTGTTGGACCGAAGTCGCCGGCATTTTCTGCCTCGAAATCCACCCCCATTTCATTAGAGACTGACGGCGGCGCCACCGTCACCTCCCCTCTTCATGGAGAGTCGCCACCTATTCGCTTGCCCCCGTCGACCAAGTCTGTGGAGGCCCCGTCCGGTGAGTGTC from Carya illinoinensis cultivar Pawnee chromosome 6, C.illinoinensisPawnee_v1, whole genome shotgun sequence includes:
- the LOC122314295 gene encoding 3',5'-nucleoside bisphosphate phosphatase-like, with amino-acid sequence MAGDAPVPQSIGNSNCSSHSSKKPKDKKKKKKKKRGGSKKKMTAEQTRAFKSVSEWVFLEQPSSLPNSAASSVVDDFGVQKTLGKGGEKLVFEFHSHSKFSDGFMSPLKLVERAHGNGVNVLALTDHDTMSGIPEALEAARRFGIKIIPGVEISTIFSSSVESELVEPVHILAYYSSCGPARSEELEKFLANIRDGRFLRAKNMVLKLNKLKLPIKWEHVSRIAGKGVAPGRMHVARAMVEAGYVENLKQAFARYLFDGGPAYSTGSEPLAEEAIQLICKTGGMAVLAHPWALKNPVAVVRRLKDAGLHGMEVYRSDGKLAVYSDLADAYGLLKLGGSDYHGRGGHGESELGSVNLPVLAVYDFLEVARPIWCAAIRDILKSYAEEPSDSNLARIMRFGRTRIFKGGSPFSCGKDLIDRCLSLWLTNEERQNVEFDAIRLKLSHISINQAGLQVPIESM